The Thermodesulfovibrio thiophilus DSM 17215 nucleotide sequence TCAGAACGGTATCCATCTATCTCTAAAATCCAGGGAGCGAATTCATTGATATACTCCACTGTATCTTGCCTTGCAGGTTTTAACTCTTCAGTGAACTCTTCTGTGTTTAATCTCACATAAACTTCAAAGACCTTATTATTTCTGATTTCAAAAACTCTCACAGGAAAAGCATCAAATATCTCATTACAGATTAAAACACCCTGAAATTCCTCTAATTTATCTATGGAGTCATACCAGAATATTTTTCCGTGATATTTTTTTAATCGTTCTCTCTGTGTATTTTCCAGATGAGGATTTATTTCTATCAGATAGTATTGAAAACTATGTTTATCATTTTCATTATATAAAAGCTCTTCCATAATATCTTCTGCAAGATATCCCATCCCAGGTCCTATTTCAGTAATTGCAAACTCATCCGGACAGCCCATTTTTCCCCACATCAGTTTTATCTGTTTGCTTAAGATTAACCCAAAAACTTTTCCAAGATGAGATGCTGTGAAGAAATCTCCTTGCCTTCCGATTTTTAAATCAGATTTGGTATAGTATCCAGCTTCCGGATAGTAAAGAGCCATGTTCATGAATTCATCAAAGGGAATTGGACCATTTTTTTTAATTCTTTCAATGATTATATCTTTAAGCTTCATTTCTGGCTATGAGGTTAATGCTGTAACTAAGAAACCAGAGTGAGCATTCTGTCAACAGCTTGTTTTGCTTTTATTCGGAGTTCTTCTGAAACTTTAATTACATATTTATTTTCTTTTAAGGCAGACAGAACACTTTCCAGTGTGGTTATTTTCATATTTGGGCATATCATGGTTTTTTTCAGTGGATAGAAAATTTTATCCGGATTTTCTTTTTTAAGCTTGTATAGAAGTCCTGTTTCTGTTCCTATTATAAATTCTCTGTGAGAAGATGCTTTTGTAAATCTCACCATCCCTGAGGTAGAGGCAACATGATCTGCAAGTTCAATAACTTCTGGACGGCATTCAGGATGAACAACTACAAGGGCATCTGGATGAGATTCCTTTGCGCGAAGCACATCTTCTTTCTTTATCATGTGATGGGTGGGGCAGAAACCATTCCATACAATAATTTCTTTATCAGGAACATTTTTTTTAACCCAGTCAGCAAGATTTTTGTCAGGAACAAATATGATTGAATTAAAAGGAACTGCTTTTACTATCTGAGGAGCATTGGCGGATGTACAGCATGCATAACTTAAAGCCTTGACCTCTGCTGTTGTATTTACATAAGAAATAACAGGAGCATGAGGATATTTTTTAATCCATTTCTTGAGTTCTGTAACATCAACAGTATCTGCCATAGGACATCCTGCATCAATCTCAGGCAAAAGAACAGTTTTATCCGGGTTAAGAATTGCTGCAGTTTCAGCCATGAAATGAACTCCGCAGAAAACTATGACATCACACTTAACCTGAGCTGCTGTCCTGCTCAGTTCAAGAGAGTCTCCAACAAAATCAGCAATTTCTTGAATTTCTTCTTTTTGATAGTTATGGGCAAGGATTATAGCATTTCTTTTCTTTTTTAATTTTTTTATTTCTTCTAATGTTTCGTTGACCATATATAGATATCCTCCCTGTTGGTATATACAACAGTTCCATCGGACAGGACAACAGCTTTTATAGGTGAAGATCTTTTAATTCCGGGATAACTTGAAAATTCCGGAACCTTTCCTGAGTATCTTAAAGATATTCTTCTTACATAATTCTGTGTTTCCACTATATTTGGTATTCTGCCGAGTGATTCAACGAGGTTTGGCCCTGCATTGTATGCAGCAAGAGCAAGATTTACATCTCCATTAAACTTTTCAAGCAAATACTTCATATATCTTATCCCGGCATCGATATTTTCAACAGGATCATAAGGATTTTTTACACCCATAAGCATTGCTGTTGAGGGCATAAGTTGCATAATTCCCATAGCTCCCTTTGGTGAAATAGCGTTTACATTCCAGGCTGATTCTTCCCGTATCATCTCTTTTATAAGTTTGGAATCCATACTATAATGCTTTGATTTTTCTTCAACAATGTTTTCAAGTTCTTCCCTGGATATACTGGAAGATGTCTGACTCATGGCTGGCATTCGATAATTTACAGATTTCTTTATCGATTTTTTTTTGCTTTCTCTATTGCATAAATTTGTATAAACTTCTTGCCCGTTTATAATTTTCAAGCAAATTCTATCAGCCCACGCATTACTGTAAATAAGAAAGAGAATTATAAAAATTTGTAACAATTTATGCATGCTAAATTATATCAAAATAATAATGTCATTTCAAATTTAAATACTTTCTCAGAGAAATAAATAAAAACATAAAATTTTCGAAAGATTTCAAAACAAAAATATTAAAGATCTTCAAAGCCTTATTTTATATGAAATTAAAACTTAATCGGTCAAAATTAGCCATATCTCTTGACATAGGGAATTAAAATTTTATAGACTAAAAACTTATTACATGAACAAATGTTCAGCATATGAGTCAAGGCAGAAAATTATCAATGTAGCTGAAAAAATCTTTTCTCAATACGGTTACAATGGTGCTACCATGAGAATGATTGCAAAGGAAGCCAATATAAGTATTGGAGGATTATATCTTCATTTTAAAAATAAGGAGGAGTTATCTTTATTTTTGCTTAAAAAGAGAATTGAAGAATTTTTTGAAAAAATTTTAAAGCCTGTTGAAAGCATTGAAAGTCCTGTTGATGCATTAAAAGCTTTGATAAAAAATATAGCAGAATATGCAAAAGAAAATAGGGAATTTATAATAATGCACACTAAAGAGCACGGTTTTACTTTTGGCTTAAGTATAAAAAAAGAGTTTTTTAAGAAAGAACTGGGAATTATTAAGAATATTATTCAAAAGGGCATTGCTTCAGGTGAATTCAGTAATAGTTACGATCCTGAAGAAGTTGCTAAAATAATTTTAAATATTACAAGGGGCTTTGTTATGTCTGTTGTTGTTGATAGTGAAAATTTATTTAACCCGGAAGAATGCCTGAATATTCTTCTGTATGGTTTGTTTAATAAAAATAGGAGTTAGAGGATGGACATTAAAAAATTTAAAATTAAGGGCTTTAATATTAAAAATCTTAAAATCAAAAAAAAGCCATTTGTTATTGTCTGTATTGTTATTGCTGTTTTAATTATTGCAGGGATTGTGATTAAAATGACCGGAAAGAAACAGGCCCAGCCCATGCTTCCAGAGGTGTCTGTTATAAAAATACAGACAGAAGAGGTGCTCTTGATAACCGAACTTCCCGGAAGAACTACATCATACAGGGTTGCTGAGATCAGACCTCAGGTAAGCGGGATTTTGCTTAAAAGATTATTTACTGAAGGAAGCAAGGTAAATGCAGGACAGGTTTTATATCAGATTGATCCTGAACCTTTTAAGGCAGCTCTGGATAATGCGAAAGCGTCTCTTACAAAAGCTGAAGCTAATCTACCATCCATCAAAACACGATTTGAACGTTATGGACAGCTTGTTAAAGTAAATGCTATCAGCAAGCAGGAGTATGATGATATTAAATCTCAGTATGAACAGGCTCAGGCAGATATTGATTACTGGAAAGCGCAGGTTAGAATAGCTCAGATTAATTTAGGATATACAAGGATTACCGCACCAATCACTGGTATAATAGGCAG carries:
- a CDS encoding lytic transglycosylase domain-containing protein, with protein sequence MHKLLQIFIILFLIYSNAWADRICLKIINGQEVYTNLCNRESKKKSIKKSVNYRMPAMSQTSSSISREELENIVEEKSKHYSMDSKLIKEMIREESAWNVNAISPKGAMGIMQLMPSTAMLMGVKNPYDPVENIDAGIRYMKYLLEKFNGDVNLALAAYNAGPNLVESLGRIPNIVETQNYVRRISLRYSGKVPEFSSYPGIKRSSPIKAVVLSDGTVVYTNREDIYIWSTKH
- a CDS encoding TetR/AcrR family transcriptional regulator, coding for MNKCSAYESRQKIINVAEKIFSQYGYNGATMRMIAKEANISIGGLYLHFKNKEELSLFLLKKRIEEFFEKILKPVESIESPVDALKALIKNIAEYAKENREFIIMHTKEHGFTFGLSIKKEFFKKELGIIKNIIQKGIASGEFSNSYDPEEVAKIILNITRGFVMSVVVDSENLFNPEECLNILLYGLFNKNRS
- the nadA gene encoding quinolinate synthase NadA — protein: MVNETLEEIKKLKKKRNAIILAHNYQKEEIQEIADFVGDSLELSRTAAQVKCDVIVFCGVHFMAETAAILNPDKTVLLPEIDAGCPMADTVDVTELKKWIKKYPHAPVISYVNTTAEVKALSYACCTSANAPQIVKAVPFNSIIFVPDKNLADWVKKNVPDKEIIVWNGFCPTHHMIKKEDVLRAKESHPDALVVVHPECRPEVIELADHVASTSGMVRFTKASSHREFIIGTETGLLYKLKKENPDKIFYPLKKTMICPNMKITTLESVLSALKENKYVIKVSEELRIKAKQAVDRMLTLVS
- a CDS encoding class I SAM-dependent methyltransferase, whose protein sequence is MKLKDIIIERIKKNGPIPFDEFMNMALYYPEAGYYTKSDLKIGRQGDFFTASHLGKVFGLILSKQIKLMWGKMGCPDEFAITEIGPGMGYLAEDIMEELLYNENDKHSFQYYLIEINPHLENTQRERLKKYHGKIFWYDSIDKLEEFQGVLICNEIFDAFPVRVFEIRNNKVFEVYVRLNTEEFTEELKPARQDTVEYINEFAPWILEIDGYRSEINLAMKEFIKTIYKMMKRGFVLIFDYGWSNEEYYSYERKKGSLLCYYKHSVNENPYVNLGEQDITAHVNFTALKKWAEQAGFNVDLYLSQSKFLISLCDEPLLEQLQKEDLIQKFKRLVLPSGMGESHRVMILSKL